The Emys orbicularis isolate rEmyOrb1 chromosome 4, rEmyOrb1.hap1, whole genome shotgun sequence genomic sequence AAGAGAAGGGGGTTATGGGATAGGTAGGTAGACAGGCAGGGGTATGCATGGGGATGGCTAGACAGAAAGGACGAGAAGCGGGGGTGGTGGGTCTGGGGATCACTAGCTAGCCCTGTAGGAGATGCTTGGCCAGACAAGGAGCGTTTCTAGCCGTTGCTACCCGGCGGAGCCGAGACAGACCCATCTGCCGAGGCAGAGCGCTTGTGCGATCCCACACCCGGAGGGGCCTGCCTCTGTTCTCACTTAGATCTGTCGGCCCCCTACTttccaacccgccccccccccccagcgccccggGTGCCAGTTACCTCCATGGTGCCGTGTGCTGCCTGTCGCCTCCCAGCCCGCAGCCCCTGACTTGTCTGGCCGGAGCTGACCTGGATCACAGCTAGCTCTGCTCCCGTCTTCCCGTGTTTTCCGCTCGGCTGCCcgccccccagacacccccaaAGGCAGGGGATCAGCTTACAGGCTCGAAATCGTGGCACACGGGCTGCGTGTATACACAACATCTGGCAggaaatgaaagggggggggaatcacaGCCGTGGCCTGAGCTAAGGACACCCACGCCCTCCGGGCGGCTTGGCGTGAACATATTGTTCACCGTTCACAGGCTCACGTGTGAATGGGCCTGGGCCAGCGGTGATGGGGGGCGGAGACAGAGGCGCCTTCTGGGGACTGCGAGGGTCAGCTGGGgctcagaactcctgggttctctccctggctctgggggaggggagtgggggctagtgggttagagcagggggggctgggagccagggctcctggattctctccccggctctcggagggaagtgggggctagtggttagatcgggggtgtgtgtgggagccaggactcctgggttctctccccagctcttggaggggagtgggggctagtgggtcagagcaggggggtctgggagccaggactcctgggttctcttgctggctctgggagaggagtggggtctagtgggttagagcagggggtggctgggagccaggactcctgggttctatccccagctctgggagaggagtggatgTAGTGGttagatcgggggggggggggggctgggagccaggactactGGGTTCTCTCtcagctttgggaggggagtggggtctcaaGGATTAGAGCagagggtggctgggagccaggactcctgggttctattggtCAAGAGAGGATCCTAAGCCTAGGCTCTATAGGGTTAAACTTCCTCTGGTTTTAATATAGCCTTCAGCTCAACCGTGGGAGCAGGCGGCATCTGGCTGGAGCCGCAAGCTCACCCAGGGCTGGAAGTAACCCAGCGGGGTCCTGTCTGAACCAGCCCACCCCCGCCCCTTTGCCTCCCTTCCAGCACCTCCGGGCCTTGCAGGGAGAGCGGGGGgaggcatgtctgtggctcacaTCCAGATGTGCACAGCTGCACGTGTTCCGCTTTGCATCCCCCACCTGGATCAGCAGCAGGGAACTGGCCGGCACCCAGGGGATTCTGAATTCCCTTCTCCAGGAAGGGAACATCAGGCCAGCCCTAGAACGAGGCCTTCAGCTTGTCCCCCAGCTGCCATAAAGAtggcccacctcccccagccccccgccccgcccggggCAGGATCGTCCCCGGCCCGTCTGCTCCCCAACGGAGACACCCCACCTAGGCTGCGTTGCACGGCCCGTCTCTGCTTGCTCTGAATTGCAGCTACTGTGCAAATTGGACCAGTTTTAAGGGCAGCCCCCAAAAAGCAAAGCAggaatcccgccccccccccttctcccgaATGTCTGGAACAGAGGCCTCCCAGCTGCACTTTATTTCCCTCGCTTATTAGCTCCAAGAGGCTGCATTTGGATTGGAAGGAGTTTATTGGCTTAGAAAGAAGAATCCAGGCCTGAGCGTAGCCAGAATGCACGTTGGACGCATTAAACAACATAAAAGGCCTGCGAGCCGCGGCTGGTGGCTCGGAGGTGGGCTCCCAGGGTGGAGAAACAACCCAGCTCCTCTCTACGAACAATTCACTAGGCGGGAGGTGCCTATCACGGAAGCAGCGGGCGGGACGGGGGTCGCAAGAGGTCGTCTCGTACAGTCCCGCcacgctgaggcagggccaagtcaacctagaccctccctgagaggtgtttgcccaacctgttcttaaaaacctccagcgaTGGGgcctccaccacctccccagggagCCCGTCCTGGCCCTGAACTAGCCTTAGAtctggaaagtttttcctgatatccaaccctTGCTGCAAACTGAGACAATTCCGTTGTCCACCCCTTAGTGGAGCTGGAGACCCAATCAACGGTAAGGAGCCATTGGCTTCTCTGGTGTTCAGCTCAGACTCCTcggcccagatcctgaaaaggTATCTAGGTGCCTAGCTCCCAGTGAAATTCAGCTccctggaggatctgggccttcgtTAAACAAGTGGTGAGAAGGATCTGGATCGGCACTCACAGAGGGGAGACTCATTTGTCCCTGTTATCGCCTGCCACGTTTGGAACCTTCTGAGAACGTCAACCCAAGGACGCAGAGTTTATAAACTTCATTTAAGAATGCAAACTCCCTGAGACTAATCTCTCTGGCCCAAGGGTCCCAGAAATTCTGCCGGCAGAGTCACTATGCCCTGTCTAAGCAGCTAGGTCGAAGGAGTCTATTAACAGCGGTTGAGAAGGTTACGTTCCCCACTGGCACAGCCGGTGGAGTTTGCAACCTCCATCTGCTAACCATCTCTGGACCAAAGAAGTCATACGCTCCAGTGGCAATATATCGGAATGCTGCATTAACTTGTGTGTGAGTGAAACAAGCTACTGCATCTCTGATAGCGAAATAGACGCTCGatcagaagaaaaataataaCCAACGACATCAAGTTTTTGTAGATTACAAAAactaaggaaattcccagacaaaaaactTTGTTAAAGCCGTAACCAATTCACTTACAAAACATCTGCAAAGcctgaaatatttaaaatcacAATAAAGTTAAATGTTTGAAATACTGGGAAACTCAAACCATTTCCACAAATACCCGTAATTCTGGCATGTTTATCAACACACCTCTATTTATCCATCAATGTTGTGTCCAGCTACCAGACTACTCCTTTATATCAAAACATCTGAGCTCTAGCTCATTCACAGTTTGCAGTGGAAACACCATAAAGCTACACAGATTATCTCAGTACTTAAATATCTGTGTTTTATGATTTTTAGATCTAGTTCATGTGAGAAATGCCATCAATTAATCCATTGTAAGTATAATCCAACAaatatcctctccaatttatataGGGGGTCATTCAACCCAGGGAAAGAGACTTCCACTTCAAATTGGCCATAACAGGAAACAAAATGCTTATTCTTATGGTTTGTAACCCAGATGGCTGGTCAAAAGACGGTGGTGGTGGAAGAGGAgaattgaaaacatttttatttagttaTGTCAGTATTTTTCCTATTATTTTCCTCATCTAAATTTGCAACTTTCAAATTTTCTACATTTACAAACTCagttcccctctcagtctttgtTTTTTTAGGTGAAAAAAGCCAGTCTCTCTGAGTCTCTTCTCAGAAGATCGGCTTCCTAATCCCCTGATCGTCTTAGAAGACCTTTTCTGCACCTATCCAACTCTGAGTCCCACTTTCTTTAACTCGGGTGCCCAGAACTGAGCACAGGAGTCCAGATGAGGTCTTCCCCGGGCCTTGTCCGATGGCATTAATACTTATCAATCGTTTCCTGGTCAAAATCTGAAATGTTGACATGTTGTTGTCAAATTAgcaacattcaaaacatttttgattaGCTTCACCCTCAGCCAAAACCTCCGTGACTCCTCCCAAGTTATCTCACCCGCCTTGCAAAAACAGATGCTGATTGCCGGGCCCCATGTATTTATGAAATGATCAGCAAAAGTTGTTTTGTTCCATCTTAAACTCCCTAGTCCTAAATATATACATGAAGATAGAGACCTAGAACAACTGGTTGACCCCCTTGTGACTACGGCACCCTTGCTGTAGTTGCAGAGGAATGTACACACGTTTATAGTGTTTCACAAagttttttgtctgggaatttccttagtttttaaatgtttaaaatattttcccaaaTGCTAAAACCCAGGGCCTTTAGGTAGCCAACACTGGGGAGACTGGACCAGAGATATAGATtccttcttccttttccttttagcTTGACAGAAGAGTGGGGgaattctctctttttctctgtccACCCGCCTTGGTTTTAAATCAGATGCAGCAGGCAGGCCAAGAGCAGCAGGGTGCTGGCAACGACAGAGGCAGCCTGGCTGGGCCAGCCAGCGCCAGGGTGCTTTTGCTCCTTGATGTCTGCCACAGCACGGGATTCCCGGCCTTTGGGCTCCTTGACGAACTCTAGATTGGGGATATATTCCCGGATCCAGCTTTGGTAGGAGGTGAGGCGACTGTACACTCCAGGGCGGTTTTTGATGGCGCAACCTTCGCCCCAGCTGACAATTCCGGCCAGCACCCAGACATCACCCACAATGCACGCCATAGGGCCACCAGAGTCACCCTAAGGAGCcgagagagagaagggttagTGCAGGGGTTTGGGGTCTATTCTGAGctatgccacagacttccttaatcacaatggggccctgatctcagtcggggtctgtgcagtgcctggcacaatggggccccaatctcagtcagGAGGGTCTCTGCAGGTGgcagctctgaaatgcagccacctctggggtggggcaactGGATACACACAGCAGTGCTACAAAGGAATGGCTGGCCCAgtactaaaatgcagccacctctggggtggggcttggcaggTGGATAACAGTTGCCCTGTGATGCTGCAAAGGGATTGCTTGCACAGAACCCAGGCCCTGTCTAGTAGCTGTGACCTGCTCTGTGATGGGACCCTGGGCCTATAcacccccccattccctcagcctgctccctgggctgacagccaggacttctgggttctctccctggctctgggaagggagtggggtctggtggttagagcagggggggctgggagccaggattcctgggttctctccccggctctgggaggggagtggggtctagggagttgcggagatggggaggggctgggagccaggactcctgggttctctggctgGGGGCTCTCACATTGCAGGCATCCCTCATGCCCTCGGCGTAACCGGCACAGATCATGTCAGCCTGGATATTCCTGTTCGGTGGCCTGTTGTGCATGTTGGTGAGGTACAGGTTCCTGCACGTCTTGGAGTCGATGATGGGGACTTGCAGCTTCTGCAGGGTCTGCGGGGAGGGCAGGTCCACTGCAAGGGGTAGCAAGAGCTGGTGGTGAGGCGCTGGGCTCAGCCTGGCCCCTGGGGGGCAGCGCTGAACTACCCTTCCCAGAGCACCCTGCCGTTCTGCCGCTGTCTGCTCCGGCGTTCCTTCTCCCGCCGCCCGCCCATTAAACCCAAGGCTCTGCCACGCTTTCTTCCATTCATTTCCTCATTTGATCTTTCTAAGCCCCCTCTAACGCAggagttctttctttcttatccattccctttttctttctttttcccctgTTCCCCCATTCCCTTTCTTCCTACTCTACagttcatttctttctttccttcatttccttgttcttcccttctctctctatCCCTCCTGCAACCACAGGGTTCTCATTCTTTTGTTCTCTCGCTGCCCTCCCATTAAGTCCAAGGCTTTTTTCACTCTTTCATTCATTGtctcattctctctttctctgccatGCCCCCCGTCTTTAACTCGAGGGCTCATCCTTTCATTTTTACACTCTGTCCTTCTCTCGGTGCGTCCCACCCCTTAACATTAGGCCTCTTCcttcctttgctttttttttaatgcgtCAATTCACTCTTTGTCCCCTCTTTTAACACTAGGGGTCAGACTTgctctttttatttaatttcatttctttctttctttctttctttctttctttctttctttctttctttctcatccattccctctttctttctttcgttctttctttctttcccattccctctttctttctttctttctttctttctcatccattccctctttctttctttctttctttctttctttctttctttctttcttatccattccctttttctttctttctttctttctttctttctttctttctttctttctttcacccaTCACTAGTACTCCAGATCGCCTGACCCCTGCCAGACCTCACTCCTTCCCATTCTCTGGACCCGCATTCCCCTAGACCTACCCCAAGGACCCATGCCCACCCCGCGTGTCCCATCCTGACCTACCCCAGGAGCGCACGTGGCCCCAGCCGGTCACCCAGCAGACTTTGCCTGGGGGGAAGTTGACGGAGACATCCGGGAGGCAGATGGGCAGGATGTAGTCAGTGAAATTCACCCGTCTGGCCAGCTGGATCAGGGCGATGTCTCCGCTCGTGGTCTGCCCAGCGTAGCGGGGGTTGGCAATGATGCGCCGGACCGGGCAGGCGCACGCGTTGGGGCCTGGCTTCAGCAGTTGGTGGGCCCCCAGCACCACCCGGTACTGGGTCAGGTTCCGGACCCTGGTTGGGGGCAGAGAAACACATCAGTGacagggcaggagtgaggggcaccggcagagctgggggggccgggctgggctggcaggggctgtgggtcgggagtgaggggcaccggcagggctgggggggggcagggctgggctggcaggggctgcgggtcgggagtgaggggcaccggcagagctgggagggggcagggctgggctggcaggggctgcgggtcgggagtgaggggcaccggcagagctgggagggggcagggctgggctggcaggggctgcgggtcgggagtgaggggcaccggcagagctgtgggggggggacagggctgggctggcaggggctgcgggtcgggagtgaggggcacgggcagggctgaaggggggcagggctgggctggcaggggctgcgggtcgggagtaaGGGGCACGGGCAGGGctgaaggggggcagggctgggctggcaggggctgcgggtcgggagtgaggggcacgggcagagctgggggcagggctgggctggcaggggctgcgggtcgggagtgaggggcacgggcagagctggggctggagaacCCCTGTACTCACTGGTAGAAGCAATGCGCGGCCGTCACCACCCATTCGTCGTTGATCAGGGACCCCCCGCACATGTGGACTCCTTTCCACTGGATGCTGGCCTGCCAGGGGAACTCTCCCGGCACCGTGTCCTGCCCCTTCACAAGCCGGTTCAGGTTCAACTGAGGCTTCCCGCAGACTGCCGAGAAAGGGGACAGAAGGTCGGATCCTGGCTGAGATCGGCTTGGCCCTGGGGTCTCTTGGGTAGGgtcgccaactttctaattgcacaaaaccaaacaccttagccccgccccttcccggaGGCTCGGCCCCtaacccgaggccccgcccccactcactacattccccctcccccagtggctcGCTTGCCCtaaccctcattcactttcactgggctgggaaagggggttggagtgtgtgtgggggggagggctctaactgggggtgtgagctccagggtggggccagaaattaggggtttaGGGTGTGAGAGGgagctgcaggttgaggcagggggttgggatgcaggcggGGGcgagggctctggactgggggtgcgggctctggtgtgaggctgaggatgagggttttggggtgcaggagggggctctgggtttggggggggctcagggctgcggcgggggtTGGGACTCGGGGTTGAGGCActggcttacctcgggcggctcccggtcagcggcccagcggggctaaggcaggccagtccctgcctgtcctggcaccgcgctgcgccctggaagtggccagcaggtccggctcctaggcggggggccagcaggctccacgtgctgctctcgcccgcaggaaccacccccgcagctcccattggccgcggttcccggccaatgggagtgtggagctggtgctcggggcgggggcagcgcatggagccccatggctccccagcctaggagccggacctgctggccacttcctgggcgcagcgcggtgccaggacaggcagggactagcctgccttagccccgctgggccaccaaccagacttttaatggcctggtcagcagtgctgaccggagccaccagggtccctttttgactgggcgttccagtcgaaaaccggacacctggccaccctactGTTGGGGGGCTGGCACCAGGCGTGGGCATTGCTGAGAGTGGTTCAAGACTCACCTCCGTTTGCCTCGCTCTGCTGGGCACCTGAAATGCAAAAAGACAGAGTCAGCAGCCTCAACAGTGATTCCACTAGGGTCCTTTCTCCCGTCCACcaccagggggcagcagagagacCAGCTACGCTACccaattccaccccagaggtgactacATCTCAGCACCAGGTGAGTCATCCCCtgtgtggcactgctgtgtggcTGTTCCTCGGCTTTCCCACCCCAGAAGTgtctgcatctcagcaccgggcaAGCCATTCCCGTGCAGTGTTGTGTGTGGCTGTTCTCCAGCTGCCCCACaccagcagtggctgcatctcagcaccgggcaAGCCATTCCTGTGCAGTGTTGTGTGTGGCTGTtctccagctgccccaccccagaagtgtctgcatctcagcaccgggcaAGCCATTCCTGTGCAGTGTTGTGTGTGGCTGTTCTCCAGCTGCCCCACACCGgcagtggctgcatctcagtgccagtCAAGCCATCCAtgtgcggctgttccccagctccccactccagaggtgactgcatctcagcaccagatGTTCATTCTCTCCTAACTTCCACCTTTCATAGATAGCCAATTCAATAAAACATTGCCGGCCTTAAGTGTTCAAAATCAAGAGCCAGGTCCCCAAGCAAGGATGAGCTCATAAAAATCAAGAgatttgtaaaaataataaaatgtggggttctttttatttgccatccGACTTTTGAATAGTTAGTtggaaacatttgtttttttcccatcaACATATGCCCATTTGTCGAAACGGGAACTCTTCGCGAAACAGGGGTGGGCTGGCCAAATTTCCCCAGCTGAGAAAaagttgagggggaaaaaaaaaagtcttttgagCCGGCCAAAAAGTTTGATTTGGACATTTTTGGACAGAAAACTTCCTGCCTCAAAcagattttgatttttgaaatgtAAGGAAATgagctggggggaaggagaggggaagaaaaaaagttcagaaaaaagtGGAAATCAAAAAGAAACTTTGATTGACccaatatgaaaaatattttttttcagttcctTAATATCGTCAGGGTTTTGATGTTTCAGCTGGGAAAAGTTTTTGGAAAATATTTGAGGGACAGGaaactgtttcccacccagctctgattTGGGCTTCTTGGAGCAATCGGCTCAGGGTCCCGGCAGACTCAGACAGCCCTGCTATGTTGGTCACACTCCgagcagctccctgcctcaggttcACCCTGCTGTGACGGTCCTGGGATTGAGGGTCTCGGCCCTAGGGCTGTTCCCCGGCTGCTTCCAGAGGCAGATCCACATTCCAGGGCCGGGATGGGAGCCGAGCAGGCACATCACAGCTGGCTTCATGTTCCCATGTTTAATTACGGGGTGGCGATTATCCGGGATTAGGGAGAAGGAAGTGAAGGATCGAGGCAGGGAGCTCCAGCACCGTGGAATGCGGTTCTGCCTTCGTGTCGTAACAGGTCTAGCGACAGGCCCGGCCCAGCATCTTTGGGCTAGCCACACCCCGGCATCCTTAATCCTTCCTGCCGCCCCGGATTAGCCCCAtaggcccatctaccctggtattGCGCCCCCATCCCTGCCACCCCAGGTCAGACCCAtaggcccatctaccctggtatcccgcCCCCATCCCTGTCACCCCAGGTGAGACCCAGTGGCCCATCTACCCTGGATcccgcccccatctctgccccccatCTATCATGTCATCAAGTCtcctccctcccattccttggcaTTGTGTAAGCCAGCTGCCAGTGCCCTGAGACCCAATTACTCCAGCCACACGGCCCACATGAATGATGTCGCCTTTTGCCAGGCTTGCCCGGGCAGTGGCTCATTAAGAATTACAGCGGTCCCTCATTAGCCAATTAAACAGCCCAGCTGTAGAACTCCCCCTGAGGCATGGAGTTCTGCCGGCTGGTTGCACCCGGGGCCGGGGGATGAGCGCTCGGGAAGACGGTGCCCACCTTATCTTCCAGGCCTGGCCTCGCTGGGGTCCTGGCGGGCAGAGCTGTTTGCCTGGCACGACTCGGCTGGAGTGTGTGGGCAGGTCAGGCATTGGCTGAGGGGCATGGAGGAGAGACCAACGGGATAACTTTCTCCCCTCACATAATTCTGGAGCACTTCAGGagagaggcaggactcctgggttctatccccagctctgggagggaagtgggggctggtggttagagcagggggagctgtgagtcaggactcctgggttcaatccccagctctgggaggagagtggggtctagtggtcagagcaggggtgggggatggggctgggagccaggcttcctgggttctctccccagctctgggaggggagtggggtctagtgatcatagcaggggtgggggatggagctgggagccaggactcctgggttctatccccgggtctagtgggttagaacagtgggggctgggagccaggactcctgggttctctccccagctctgggaggggagtgggggctggtggttagagcaggggtgggggacggagctgggagccaggactcctgggttctattccccgtTTTGCTAAAGATTCCCTGTGGGTAAGTCCATGCTTTGCTCTGgggctcagtttccccctctataaaatgggaagCATGATTCTGTGTAGCTTGTCCTCTGCTtgtagcagggactgtctcttcctgtgtgtctgtgccgtACCCGATGTGACGGGATTAAAAAGTTTGTGCCAGCTGCTTCATTTGATTAGGAGAGAGGCTTaaaatatggggggaggggtacgCAGACATTGAGAGAAAGACAGCCACATCttgggcagggcagctggggaacaggccCACAAGGATGGCTGGCCCGGGGccgcaatgcagccacctctggggtggagcagctgGGAAACAGCTGCACAGTGTTTGCATGTAACCAGAGTCTGACTTAGATCTGCAGGTGATTCTAACTAGGGAGGAGTTGTATAGACAAGGGAGGACTTGAAACGCAATATGAAGGTTGCTAGCAAAAGGTGAAACAGGCCGGAGAAATAACGAAATGATTTCGATTGGGTATGAAAAGAGCCACACTGGAGCACGCTTGCTATGGATACAGATTTAGGACAGTTCTTACAATTTAACCCATTTTTgtgccaaaataaaaaaatacactttttttttgcattattttaacCAAAATCATGTTGCATGTTTGCACAAAACCTTTTTTTTGCCCAGGTGATGGCATTTTTGGATCCAGCTACATTTTCAACTCAAACATTTGACCCAGAGTTTAGTATTTTTCGACAAATCTTGGCTTCTTTTCCCCACTAAACGGCTTTGATTTTTGCATTTTTGGACCGGGTCCTCTTTCAACCACAATTTTTGCGTATTTGACCCCAAAATGTTTGACCCAGTTTTTAGCAGGTTTTTTTTAGACAAATTACTGCTTTTTCCCCAAACCACCAATTTTTTTTGACCAGTTCCCCTTTCAATCCCAATTGTTGTTATCCAAATTTTAGTATTTCTGGGCAAATGTTTGCTCCACCGAAAATATCTTTCAACCcagatttgtgcatttttaaatatttttttacacagatttttctgtttttttcctccgGAAATATTTTTTCTGCCCAGAATTTGGCATTTTTTAACCCAGACCTTGGCAATTTTTGGatcacaacttttttttaagcaTGGATTTTTCCATCACAAATTACTTGACCCAGCATTTTGCAGttttttgaccaaaacatttGAACAACCCAGACACTGCAAATTGATGGCAATTTTGCAACCAGTGATTGCTGCTGACACAGAGTCAGAAGAAGGTTAACAGACTTGCCAGGACCCTGTCTCTCTAGCCCTCGGCCAAggcagtaagggtatgtctacacccagccgctagtttggcggctggcaatcgaagttctgggttcgacttatcgcgtcttgtctggacgcgataagtcgaaccaggaagtgctcgccgtcgactgcggtactccagctagacgagaggagtaccgcggagtcgacgggggagcctgcctgctgcgtgtggaccgaggtaagttcgaactaaggtacttcgaacttcagctacgtgagctgaagttgcgtaccttagttcgatttgggggtttagtgtagaccaagcctaagttaaTTAGACCAAC encodes the following:
- the LOC135877456 gene encoding serine protease 27-like — its product is MEEQRTKASGLSWARRMGSLILHIVLMGAQQSEANGVCGKPQLNLNRLVKGQDTVPGEFPWQASIQWKGVHMCGGSLINDEWVVTAAHCFYQVRNLTQYRVVLGAHQLLKPGPNACACPVRRIIANPRYAGQTTSGDIALIQLARRVNFTDYILPICLPDVSVNFPPGKVCWVTGWGHVRSWVDLPSPQTLQKLQVPIIDSKTCRNLYLTNMHNRPPNRNIQADMICAGYAEGMRDACNGDSGGPMACIVGDVWVLAGIVSWGEGCAIKNRPGVYSRLTSYQSWIREYIPNLEFVKEPKGRESRAVADIKEQKHPGAGWPSQAASVVASTLLLLACLLHLI